Proteins encoded within one genomic window of Triticum aestivum cultivar Chinese Spring chromosome 2D, IWGSC CS RefSeq v2.1, whole genome shotgun sequence:
- the LOC123050619 gene encoding inverted formin-2, with protein sequence MAPPPPPKTAAPPPAVRHLSSPGGPPSPQSPLLGHVRPSLLPLVAPISGDRDARRPPTAAQVIYGFSKIIVPHAICRWMETEVFKRVGDMSAVPAQLSSEDIIGPANNIA encoded by the exons atggctccgccgccgccgcctaagACCGCAGCCCCGCCCCCGGCAGTCCGGCACCTCTCCTCTCCCGGCGGCCCTCCTTCACCGCAGTCTCCTCTACTCGGCCATGTCCGCCCAAGTCTCCTCCCCCTTGTTGCACCTATCAGCGGCGACCGCGATGCCCGTCGACCACCAACAGCCGCCCAAGTTATCTATGGGTTCTCTAAg ATCATCGTTCCCCATGCCATATGCCGGTGGATGGAAACAGAGGTGTTCAAGCGAGTCGGCGACATGTCTGCCGTGCCAGCACAGCTCAGCTCCGAAGATATAATAGGCCCAGCAAATAACATCGCATAA